GATACGGCAGTGCACACGCTCGTCTGGGCGGTGGACCATTTCATTGACACGGCCCGCAGCCATCGCCGCGTGATGGTGCTGGAAACGATGGGCCGTGAGAGTGGCGACCTCGCCCGCATGGCCGCCCTGGCCTCCGGCGCGGAGATGGTGATCACGCCAGAAGGCGGCCCGCTGACGGAAGAGGCCATGATTGCCTATGCCGAAGAGATCGAAAGTGCGATGACCCGTGGCCGCGGCCATGCCATCGTGCTCATCGCTGAAGGGGTGAAGTTTGACCCGCCGCAGTCGCGCAACGGCGCCTACATCCTGCGGGATGCCTTTCAGAAATACTTCCAGCGGGAAGGCGCGCCCTTCCAGGATCTGGAGGTGCGCCCCTCCGTGCTCGGTCACCTTCAGCGGGGTGGCCACACCACGCCGGGCGACTGCATCCTGGCGGCCCGTTTTGCGGAAGAAGCCTGGAAGGCCATCCTGGACCCGAATGGCAGCAATGGCATCACGGCACTGCAGCATAACAAGGCCACTATCGTGCCCTTTGGCTGCCCAGACCTGCCCGAGCGCGCCCTATCCTCCGTGGCCATGGATCGCCTGCACGATGACCTGAGCTCCTGGTAAGGAGACGGATTTTCCAGGCCTCATTCCCACCCGGGAGTGAGGCCTTTTTTTGGGCCAAGAGGGCAGTCCTCGGCCCCTGGGCTGCTTGCTGGCCAATCCACCGGAAACGCGTGAAACGCCCGAAACGTTCGCATCGACAAACATCATTTTGCAATTTAGGGCATTGTTAACCAAACTTTTTTTGGCACTTAGGCCTTTCACCCCCGGTACGCCCTTGCACAGGGGAAAAGCTCCCCTTAGTTTCTCCCATGACGACCTTTGATCTGGATCCTGCGGCCCTCCTGAAGGTCGCCGCC
The Prosthecobacter algae genome window above contains:
- a CDS encoding 6-phosphofructokinase, which encodes MIPFPDSPVAVLCSGGDAPGMNAFLRAIVRLGLNRHKVPVLGIRGGYRGLVRAAKQVNGEADELVRLKQEITANTGNRGLIDAKMSIIQMDHASVSGIMGKGGTILGSARCLDFHKPEVRRSAIQLLENLGVRALVVAGGDGSLTGAKLLAEESNLKIIGVPSTIDNDLQFTEMALGVDTAVHTLVWAVDHFIDTARSHRRVMVLETMGRESGDLARMAALASGAEMVITPEGGPLTEEAMIAYAEEIESAMTRGRGHAIVLIAEGVKFDPPQSRNGAYILRDAFQKYFQREGAPFQDLEVRPSVLGHLQRGGHTTPGDCILAARFAEEAWKAILDPNGSNGITALQHNKATIVPFGCPDLPERALSSVAMDRLHDDLSSW